The following proteins are co-located in the Amyelois transitella isolate CPQ chromosome W, ilAmyTran1.1, whole genome shotgun sequence genome:
- the LOC132904195 gene encoding uncharacterized protein LOC132904195, which yields MSNEHMNKTLSESDLTQVKPSPDFVLSRQKRRREADEDSDICRSSFKEEVKELITSLMAKQQTEINNLEPVLSDIQQSNLKIESSISFLTSQNEELKKKITQLELQTRKDKDYITILENKIEDFQMTQRKANFGIKNVPKVPGETKSDLVQMVLSLAETVDCKVEKRDICDIYRVKSKNEASNSPIVVETTSTLLKLDFMKTCKTFNIKNKTKLCAKHLGMRKKEDTPIFLSENLTPKGSRLHFLARDLVKTKNYRYCWTAYGKIYVRKDDNSPIVLISSEDQVQHLLQGS from the coding sequence ATGTCGAATGAGCACATGAATAAAACACTGTCAGAATCAGACTTAACCCAAGTGAAACCATCGCCTGATTTTGTTCTTTCCCGTCAAAAGAGAAGAAGGGAGGCAGACGAGGACTCTGATATATGCAGATCTAGCTTCAAGGAGGAAGTTAAAGAGCTCATCACCTCTCTCATGGCAAAGCAgcaaacagaaataaataatttagaacCGGTGTTAAGTGACATTCAACAATCAAATCTCAAGATAGAGAgctccatttctttcctcACTTCGCAAAATGAAGAACTTAAGAAAAAGATAACTCAGCTGGAATTACAAACAAGGAAAGACAAGGACTACATAACCATTTTAGAAAACAAAATCGAAGACTTTCAGATGACCCAAAGAAAGGCAAACtttggaataaaaaatgtgcCAAAGGTTCCTGGAGAAACTAAGAGCGACTTAGTTCAGATGGTCCTTTCATTGGCTGAAACTGTTGATTGCAAGGTTGAGAAAAGAGATATATGTGATATATATAGGGTGAAAAGCAAGAATGAAGCTAGTAACTCACCGATAGTTGTTGAAACAACTTCTACACTACTAAAACTAGATTTTATGAAGACatgtaaaacatttaatatcaaaaataagaCAAAATTATGCGCCAAACACCTTGGGATGCGGAAGAAGGAAGACACGCCCATCTTTCTATCTGAAAACCTGACACCTAAAGGTTCTAGACTACATTTCCTTGCCCGTGATTTGGTGAAGACAAAGAACTACAGGTATTGCTGGACGGCATATGGAAAAATCTACGTACGAAAGGATGATAATTCACCTATCGTATTAATATCATCAGAAGACCAGGTTCAACATTTGCTGCAGGGATCCTGA